One window from the genome of Hippoglossus hippoglossus isolate fHipHip1 chromosome 10, fHipHip1.pri, whole genome shotgun sequence encodes:
- the efemp2a gene encoding EGF-containing fibulin-like extracellular matrix protein 2a, with amino-acid sequence MQGTCVSNLCVCICVSVLLHIAISQPSKESDTYTECTDGYHWDPQTEHCKDINECETIPDACKGEMKCFNHYGGYLCLPRSASVIPAPEPPITPTEPFNPCPLGYEPQGDSCVDIDECERDEHDCQPSQQCINTLGAFTCQCPDGYRKVGIECIDIDECRYRYCQHRCVNVPGSFSCQCEPGFQLAGNNRSCIDVNECDMGAPCSQRCYNTYGTFLCRCDQGYELGPDGFACNDIDECSYSSYLCQYQCVNEPGKFSCMCPEGYQLLGTRLCQDINECETGDHQCTETQTCVNIHGRYQCVDSNRCQEPYIQVSENRCVCPVSKPACRELPFSIVHRYMTITSERSVPSDIFQIQATSVSPGAYNTFRIRSGDENGDFYIRQINNISAMLVLARAVSGPREYTLDLEMVSVNPLLSYHGSSALRLSIYVGPYSF; translated from the exons GAATGCACAGATGGGTATCACTGGGACCCTCAGACCGAGCACTGCAAAG ACATAAACGAATGTGAGACCATTCCGGATGCCTGCAAAGGGGAAATGAAGTGCTTCAACCACTACGGAGGGTACCTGTGCCTTCCCCGCTCTGCGTCAGTCATCCCAGCTCCAGAGCCCCCCATCACGCCCACCGAGCCCTTTAACCCCTGCCCTCTGGGCTACGAGCCGCAGGGAGACAGCTGTGTGG ATATCGATGAGTGTGAGCGAGATGAACATGACTGTCAGCCCAGCCAGCAGTGCATCAACACCCTGGGTGCCTTCACCTGCCAGTGTCCGGATGGTTACCGCAAGGTTGGCATAGAGTGTATCG ACATCGACGAGTGCAGGTACAGATACTGCCAACATCGCTGCGTCAACGTCCCCGGGTCCTTCTCTTGTCAATGTGAACCTGGTTTCCAGCTGGCAGGAAACAACCGCTCTTGTATTG ATGTGAATGAATGTGACATGGGTGCCCCCTGCTCTCAGAGGTGTTACAACACATATGGCACCTTCCTCTGTCGCTGTGACCAGGGCTACGAGCTGGGGCCTGATGGCTTCGCTTGTAATG ACATTGACGAGTGCAGCTACTCCAGTTACCTGTGCCAGTACCAGTGTGTCAATGAACCAGGGAAGTTCTCCTGCATGTGCCCTGAGGGATACCAGCTGCTGGGGACCAGACTGTGTCAgg ATATAAACGAGTGTGAAACAGGTGATCACCAGTGTACCGAGACACAGACGTGTGTGAACATCCACGGGCGATACCAGTGCGTGGACAGCAACCGATGCCAAGAACCGTATATCCAGGTGTCTGAGAA ccgcTGCGTGTGTCCCGTCAGCAAGCCCGCCTGCCGAGAGCTTCCTTTCTCCATCGTCCACCGCTACATGACCATCACCTCGGAGCGCTCCGTCCCCTCCGACATCTTCCAGATTCAAGCCACCAGCGTCTCTCCAGGGGCTTACAACACCTTCCGCATCCGCTCCGGGGACGAGAACGGAGACTTTTACATCAGG CAAATCAATAATATCAGCGCCATGCTGGTGCTGGCCCGTGCTGTGTCGGGTCCCAGAGAGTACACGTTGGACCTGGAGATGGTGTCCGTCAACCCTCTGCTCAGCTACCACGGCAGTTCCGCCCTCAGACTCTCCATCTACGTTGGGCCTTACTCCttttaa